One Pseudochaenichthys georgianus chromosome 7, fPseGeo1.2, whole genome shotgun sequence DNA segment encodes these proteins:
- the LOC139434151 gene encoding general transcription factor II-I repeat domain-containing protein 2B-like, which produces MAVFKDYNVSRLYETKHAEKYKNLTDAERARTSEALLAKLQKQQGFFTKLHTSRDAATKTSFVISHKIAKNSKPFSEGEFVKECLVDSAALICPEKKAAFEQVPLSRRTVTRRIEEIAGNLELQLQHEVESFAFFSLALDESCDVRDTAQLLGVTTDGCPNLTGKIVGLLKRMQDKVTEIDADQKLVCLHCIIHQHVLCKSVLKIDHVIDVVTKIVNFIRARALNHRQFVALLEEHETEHRDIGYHTAIRWLSLGKVLKRVWDLKAEIQEFCEKKGKDFPELSDENWMADFAFAVDVTAQMNELNTKLQGKGLFVHEMHSLVKAFMTKMQFLSSQLESNTLTHMQTLKEVTPSADHLRRYSSMLGALHGEFSRRFKDLRKIEDEMQLVSSPFTCSVDNAPSDVQLEIIDLQSDAVLAEHFKSASLLDFYSSLKEENFPNMRRHAQKMLVLFGSTYICEQTFSIMKFQKSRYRSSLTDDHLSAVLRISTSDIQPDFDALVKAQQRLDFSH; this is translated from the exons ATGGCCGTTTTTAAGGACTACAATGTGAGTCGGCTTTACGAGACGAAACACGCGGAGAAATATAAAAACTTGACTGACGCTGAAAGGGCGCGGACATCGGAAGCTTTGCTAGCTAAGCTGCAAAAGCAGCAAGGCTTTTTTACCAAGCTTCACACATCCAGGGATGCAGCAACCAAGACCAGCTTTGTGATATCCCACAAAATCGCTAAAAACAGTAAGCCGTTCTCGGAGGGGGAGTTTGTCAAAGAGTGCTTGGTGGACTCTGCAGCACTAATATGCCCTGAAAAAAAAGCCGCATTTGAGCAAGTCCCGCTGTCCAGGCGAACCGTGACTAGAAGGATCGAGGAAATTGCGGGGAATCTGGAGCTTCAGCTGCAACATGAAGTGGAAAGTTTCGCCTTTTTCTCCTTGGCTTTGGACGAGAGCTGTGATGTCCGCGACACAGCCCAGTTACTC GGTGTCACAACGGACGGTTGTCCAAATCTTACCGGAAAAATTGTCGGACTTTTGAAACGTATGCAGGATAAAGTGACTGAAATCGACGCGGATCAGAAACTGGTATGTTTGCATTGTATTATACACCAACATGTGTTGTGCAAGTCTGTGCTAAAAATTGACCATGTTATCGATGTTGTTACTAAAATAGTAAACTTCATCAGAGCACGGGCATTGAACCACAGACAGTTTGTCGCACTTTTGGAGGAGCATGAGACTGAGCATCGTGACATCGGCTACCACACAGCTATCAGATGGCTCAGCCTGGGCAAAGTGCTGAAAAGAGTTTGGGACCTGAAAGCAGAGATTCAAGAGTTTTGTGAGAAGAAAGGCAAAGACttcccagagctgtcagatgAGAACTGGATGGCAGATTTTGCATTTGCTGTTGATGTGACTGCACAGATGAATGAACTGAACACCAAACTTCAGGGCAAGGGCCTTTTTGTTCATGAAATGCACAGCCTGGTGAAGGCTTTCATGACGAAGATGCAGTTTCTTTCAAGCCAACTGGAGAGCAACACTCTCACTCACATGCAAACTCTGAAAGAAGTCACACCATCAGCTGATCACCTCCGCAGGTACTCATCCATGTTGGGAGCATTGCATGGAGAGTTTTCAAGGCGATTTAAAGATCTCAGAAAAATCGAGGATGAaatgcagctggtttcctctccCTTTACCTGCAGTGTGGATAATGCACCCAGTGATGTTCAACTGGAAATCATCGACCTGCAGTCTGATGCAGTACTGGCAGAGCACTTTAAGTCAGCATCTCTGCTGGATTTCTACTCTTCTCTCAAGGAGGAGAACTTTCCAAACATGAGGAGACATGCTCAGAAGATGTTGGTTCTCTTTGGCTCTACCTACATATGTGAACAAACATTTTCAATTATGAAGTTTCAAAAATCCAGGTATAGATCCTCCCTCACTGATGATCATCTGTCAGCTGTGCTTCGCATCTCCACCTCAGACATTCAACCTGACTTCGATGCACTCGTTAAAGCTCAGCAGAGACTAGATTTCTCTCACTGA